From one Thermatribacter velox genomic stretch:
- a CDS encoding carbohydrate ABC transporter permease, with translation MKIPRTTLFLFLLPSLALIFIFGVYPVAYNIFLSLKDVNLISYIRGTAKDVGSLNYRTVLNDSLFWRALYNTIVFTLLSIALQMVVGFLLALLFNYEFPLKGFLQALVMIPWVMPIMVSGSFFRWFLNDNGFLNNLLASLNWIREPVRWITSEKTVIYSLTAVNVWLGIPFNFILLYTGMQQIPEELYESADIDGAAGWQKVLYITLPMLRPVIVATFILGCILTFKVFDLVWIVTRGGPGGASHLLSTFSYSLAFDRFQFGKSAAVLVLMQIIVILFVGFSNRIRLEER, from the coding sequence GTGAAGATACCCAGAACAACCCTTTTCCTTTTCTTGCTCCCTTCGCTGGCTTTAATATTTATCTTTGGCGTTTATCCTGTAGCTTACAATATTTTTTTGAGTCTGAAAGATGTCAACCTAATCAGTTACATTCGTGGAACAGCAAAAGACGTGGGTTCTCTTAACTACAGAACGGTTCTGAATGACTCTCTTTTCTGGAGAGCGCTTTATAATACTATCGTTTTCACCTTGCTTTCTATTGCTCTGCAGATGGTAGTTGGGTTTCTGCTGGCTCTCCTTTTCAATTACGAATTCCCTTTGAAAGGGTTTTTGCAGGCACTGGTGATGATACCCTGGGTTATGCCCATCATGGTTTCCGGATCTTTTTTCCGCTGGTTTCTCAATGATAACGGTTTTTTAAACAATCTCTTGGCCAGCCTGAACTGGATTCGAGAACCTGTGCGCTGGATAACTTCGGAAAAAACAGTTATTTATTCGCTTACAGCGGTCAACGTGTGGTTGGGTATTCCCTTCAACTTTATTCTACTTTATACCGGTATGCAACAGATTCCCGAGGAGCTTTATGAGAGTGCTGATATAGATGGTGCGGCGGGCTGGCAGAAAGTCCTCTACATCACCCTCCCCATGTTAAGGCCAGTGATAGTGGCTACCTTTATTCTGGGATGCATCCTCACTTTCAAAGTTTTCGACCTGGTCTGGATTGTTACCAGAGGAGGTCCGGGAGGGGCTTCTCACCTTCTAAGCACTTTTTCTTATTCTCTTGCTTTTGACCGCTTTCAGTTCGGGAAATCTGCAGCCGTTTTGGTACTGATGCAGATAATCGTGATTCTCTTTGTCGGCTTTTCTAACCGCATCAGATTAGAGGAGAGGTGA
- a CDS encoding TRAP transporter large permease: protein MIVYLLIGTFAVLFLLGVPVILSITLPSVIYFLLKHVPIDIVAQRFHYALNSFPLVAVPVFILAGNLMNSTRHTERIFKFADSLVGHLPGGLAQVNIFASLIFSGMSGAALADVGGLGQIEIKAMEERGFKKEFAAAVTMASATVGPIFPPSIPLVIYGAVTGTSVIKLLMGGIMPAILAVVVMMIITAIIALFRNLPRAESRAEFAVIWANFKEALPSLLAPVMLVFGMLSGYFTPTEAASITVAYLLLISIFVYRDFNFKALLRATYETIRSTSAIMIIVASASLFSWILAVENFPAVVHSFIGQFCENRLLLLLFVNVLMFIIGMFLDSTTATILVVPIIVPPILASGIDPVHLGIIIIFNLMLGLMTPPMGLSLFLISDIAKVPMGKVLRNVAPYFIALVASLLIITFVPWFSTYIPGVLMGK, encoded by the coding sequence ATGATTGTCTATTTGCTCATAGGTACTTTTGCAGTACTCTTTCTGCTCGGTGTTCCGGTAATACTCTCCATAACGCTGCCCAGCGTTATCTATTTCCTGCTTAAGCACGTCCCCATAGACATAGTTGCCCAACGCTTTCACTATGCGCTCAATTCCTTCCCGCTGGTTGCTGTCCCGGTGTTTATCCTTGCCGGTAACTTGATGAATTCAACCAGGCACACAGAGCGGATATTCAAATTTGCTGACAGTCTGGTAGGACACCTGCCGGGGGGACTGGCCCAGGTCAACATCTTTGCCAGCCTGATTTTCTCCGGCATGTCTGGCGCTGCACTGGCGGATGTGGGCGGCCTGGGGCAGATAGAAATCAAGGCCATGGAAGAGCGGGGCTTCAAGAAAGAGTTTGCTGCTGCGGTAACCATGGCTTCAGCAACCGTCGGACCCATTTTCCCTCCCAGCATTCCCCTGGTAATCTATGGAGCGGTAACTGGGACATCGGTAATAAAGCTTCTTATGGGAGGAATTATGCCCGCCATTCTGGCCGTAGTGGTCATGATGATTATCACCGCCATAATCGCCCTGTTTAGAAACCTCCCCCGGGCTGAATCCCGTGCCGAATTCGCGGTAATCTGGGCCAACTTTAAGGAGGCTCTCCCTTCGCTACTTGCTCCGGTGATGCTGGTTTTTGGCATGCTCTCCGGTTATTTCACGCCCACCGAAGCAGCCAGCATAACCGTTGCTTACCTACTCCTTATAAGCATCTTCGTTTACCGGGATTTTAATTTTAAAGCGCTGCTTCGGGCCACCTATGAAACTATCAGGTCCACCTCAGCAATCATGATTATTGTGGCTTCGGCATCCCTTTTCAGTTGGATACTGGCAGTAGAGAATTTTCCCGCCGTGGTTCATTCTTTCATAGGGCAGTTCTGTGAAAACCGCCTTTTGTTACTCCTTTTTGTCAACGTCCTGATGTTTATAATAGGCATGTTCCTCGACAGCACTACCGCCACCATTCTGGTGGTACCCATAATCGTACCCCCTATCCTGGCTTCCGGCATAGACCCAGTACATCTTGGAATAATCATCATCTTTAACCTTATGCTGGGGTTGATGACGCCTCCCATGGGATTATCCCTCTTTCTGATAAGCGACATAGCGAAGGTGCCTATGGGGAAGGTGCTGAGAAATGTAGCTCCCTACTTTATAGCCCTGGTTGCCTCTCTTTTAATCATAACCTTTGTCCCCTGGTTCTCAACTTACATACCAGGAGTTCTCATGGGCAAATAA
- a CDS encoding diguanylate cyclase, producing MKKKRATLKKELFLKVVLFSGLILAVFGALFAYFFYSSEVKKVSILLEERNVALKNFIEARFLKLRNLIEFLSEVDEVRNAPQGNLEREKALALYRRFQEIDPDINYIYSGYADGTLLINDYTPPEGYDPRVRPWYLAALESHPEVSGGIPYREIKSGEWLVSISKTLLNDRGEINGVLSVETFLEPIFEVLKQSAGNYRSFYSYVIRSDGKVLIHHREPFLGKLFQEVTGSPFSFNAASGYFTYQLNGAAKLAYYSKIEPLDWIVVTALERREIVAFIVQQILKAVAIVAVLSLLLGWILSGILSKRIISPITSLKEQVEKMVGETPEEAKVKVEYPENEIGSILQNIEQLTQAELHKKNQRLESANLLLQELSITDQLSGLYNRRKMYAEFKKEVDRVSRYGGTFSVIMFDLDNFKEINDTLGHQVGDAVLKEIARLTKATIRSVDVVSRWGGDEFLILCPGTFLSEARMLAERLQKTIENHRFQEGIQVTASIGICEFLPQESIEELLRRVDEALYRAKKSGKNTVKS from the coding sequence GTGAAAAAGAAGCGAGCTACTTTAAAAAAAGAACTGTTTTTAAAGGTTGTTCTCTTTTCGGGCCTGATTTTAGCCGTTTTTGGTGCTCTCTTTGCTTATTTCTTCTACTCCTCCGAAGTAAAAAAGGTCAGCATTCTGCTTGAGGAACGAAATGTAGCCTTGAAAAATTTTATCGAAGCCCGCTTTCTTAAACTGCGCAATTTGATTGAGTTCCTAAGTGAGGTAGATGAGGTGCGTAACGCTCCGCAGGGCAATTTGGAACGCGAAAAAGCGCTTGCTCTTTACCGCCGCTTTCAGGAAATTGATCCCGACATAAACTACATTTATTCAGGTTATGCAGATGGAACCCTACTCATCAATGACTACACACCACCGGAAGGCTATGACCCAAGAGTGCGTCCCTGGTATCTGGCAGCTCTTGAATCCCACCCAGAAGTTTCTGGCGGCATTCCCTACAGGGAAATAAAAAGTGGAGAGTGGCTGGTCTCAATCAGTAAAACTCTCCTTAACGACCGCGGCGAAATTAACGGGGTGCTCTCTGTGGAAACCTTTCTGGAGCCAATTTTTGAAGTGCTGAAGCAGTCAGCCGGAAACTACCGCTCTTTTTATAGCTACGTGATACGAAGCGACGGGAAAGTGCTTATCCACCACCGGGAACCCTTTCTGGGCAAACTTTTCCAGGAAGTGACCGGTTCTCCCTTTTCCTTCAATGCAGCAAGCGGATATTTCACCTATCAATTGAACGGTGCAGCGAAGTTAGCTTATTATTCAAAAATTGAACCTCTGGACTGGATAGTGGTCACCGCCTTAGAAAGACGGGAAATTGTTGCTTTTATCGTGCAGCAAATCCTGAAAGCGGTTGCCATAGTGGCTGTTCTTTCGCTACTTCTGGGCTGGATTTTAAGCGGTATCCTGAGTAAAAGAATCATTTCACCCATTACCAGTTTGAAAGAACAGGTGGAAAAAATGGTCGGTGAAACTCCGGAAGAAGCCAAGGTCAAAGTCGAGTACCCCGAAAATGAAATCGGGTCCATACTCCAGAATATCGAACAACTCACACAAGCTGAACTTCACAAGAAAAACCAACGGCTTGAGAGTGCTAACCTACTGCTCCAGGAACTCTCCATTACCGACCAGCTTAGCGGTCTTTATAACCGCCGCAAGATGTATGCCGAATTCAAAAAAGAAGTCGATCGGGTAAGCCGCTATGGGGGTACTTTCTCGGTCATCATGTTTGACCTCGACAATTTCAAAGAGATAAACGATACCCTGGGTCACCAGGTGGGCGATGCTGTGCTCAAAGAAATTGCAAGACTCACCAAAGCCACCATACGCTCTGTGGATGTAGTAAGCCGCTGGGGTGGTGACGAATTTTTGATTCTTTGCCCTGGAACTTTCCTGAGCGAGGCCCGCATGCTGGCCGAGCGGTTGCAAAAAACCATTGAAAATCATCGTTTTCAAGAAGGAATTCAGGTCACCGCAAGTATTGGTATCTGCGAGTTCTTGCCCCAGGAAAGCATAGAAGAACTGCTCAGAAGGGTTGATGAAGCCCTTTACAGGGCCAAAAAAAGCGGCAAAAACACAGTTAAAAGCTAA
- a CDS encoding sugar ABC transporter substrate-binding protein, producing the protein MSKKLLIGLLVLVWSLAVSFGAFAATTLTFQSYSNPTEQVAQFIQKVLIPELQKAHPDVEVNYVYIPFAEYMSTILQQAISNTLPDLVYLDNPWVPQLIEAGVFQKITDNVMQDLGEDFWMDFFPGHRLLTSKDNDIYALQVHTNNLAIFYRENLLKEAGIGEPPKTWAELQDACQKIKESLNLYGLMLYAGADEAGTWQFEPFLWSNGGSLMELDQPEAIEALGFVTGLVEKGYTPRDVIGLKDQGDVTIWFMNGQAAMMINGNWEFGWHLLPDVLEKLGDVKVTPFPVPEAGMKSAVLPFGGECVGITTSDSEKAKYAWELIRIWFGEKLDEYYEKWTGHIPTLASYAAKIANKRPEFEVFIKQAAYAVPRPPMGGMDKYPDVSNELALALQRSLTGAQTPEAAFKEAAQNIKSIFTPEEYEASKARAREILEEVLARAKGQ; encoded by the coding sequence GTGAGCAAAAAATTGTTAATTGGTTTACTGGTTCTGGTGTGGTCTTTGGCAGTAAGTTTTGGAGCCTTTGCGGCGACCACTTTGACCTTCCAGAGCTATTCCAATCCCACTGAGCAGGTTGCCCAGTTTATCCAGAAGGTTCTGATTCCCGAACTTCAAAAAGCTCATCCCGATGTAGAAGTGAATTACGTGTATATCCCATTTGCCGAATATATGTCAACCATTCTTCAGCAGGCTATTTCCAACACCCTACCTGACCTGGTTTATCTGGATAATCCCTGGGTACCTCAGCTAATCGAGGCAGGTGTTTTCCAGAAAATCACTGATAACGTGATGCAGGACCTTGGTGAAGATTTCTGGATGGACTTCTTCCCTGGCCATCGACTCCTGACCAGTAAAGATAACGACATCTACGCTTTGCAGGTGCACACCAACAACCTGGCCATTTTCTACCGTGAAAATCTCCTCAAGGAAGCAGGCATTGGAGAGCCACCGAAAACCTGGGCAGAGCTCCAGGATGCTTGCCAGAAAATCAAAGAGAGTTTGAACCTGTACGGGCTTATGCTGTATGCGGGAGCAGATGAAGCCGGAACCTGGCAGTTTGAACCATTTCTGTGGAGTAACGGCGGAAGTCTTATGGAGCTGGACCAGCCTGAGGCCATAGAAGCCCTTGGATTTGTTACCGGCCTGGTTGAAAAAGGTTATACTCCTCGAGACGTTATTGGTCTGAAAGACCAGGGCGATGTGACCATCTGGTTCATGAATGGTCAAGCAGCGATGATGATTAACGGGAATTGGGAGTTTGGCTGGCACCTGCTTCCGGATGTTCTGGAGAAGCTGGGTGATGTGAAGGTAACTCCCTTCCCGGTTCCTGAAGCCGGCATGAAATCCGCTGTTTTGCCCTTTGGAGGAGAGTGTGTAGGGATTACCACTTCTGACAGCGAAAAAGCCAAGTATGCCTGGGAGCTCATCCGAATCTGGTTTGGAGAGAAGCTGGATGAATACTACGAAAAATGGACGGGACACATTCCAACTCTTGCTTCTTACGCAGCAAAAATCGCTAACAAACGCCCTGAGTTCGAGGTTTTCATCAAACAGGCTGCTTACGCTGTGCCCAGGCCGCCCATGGGTGGCATGGACAAATATCCTGATGTTTCCAATGAGCTTGCTCTGGCTTTGCAAAGATCTCTCACTGGTGCGCAAACACCTGAGGCAGCTTTCAAAGAAGCAGCCCAGAATATAAAGAGTATATTTACTCCTGAAGAGTATGAAGCAAGCAAGGCTCGGGCCAGGGAAATTCTGGAAGAAGTTCTGGCCAGGGCGAAAGGGCAATGA
- a CDS encoding alkaline phosphatase, whose protein sequence is MSGKLRYFWVAIVCMVGLFVGQVAFAAGVKYLFLFIGDGMGLASIHATELYLNDVNSEQVGKEHLSFTRFPVVGLMSTFDAGSYITDSASAITAMITGQKTRSGIINLDAERTRELTTLAEEAKSAGMKVGVVSTVSLDHATPAGMYAHTPSRNNYYEIALQLAESGFDYFAGGGFRYPTGKDKSQENIFDILTQNGYRVVQSRQEFETLTPPAEKLVVINPTLDTSSAMPYAIDRSADDFSLAELTRKGIELLDNPNGFFMMVEGGKIDWACHANDIRAAIGDILDFEQAVAEAIAFSKQHPEETLIIVTADHATGGLSLGYALTGSTLRLELLENQKVSHEVFAQTVKAYAHNTPPDKQSLQNFWPVIQENFGLLWLSDEEKAQLTEKAKAGDLQAAKTVAMAVSEYELARLEEAFAASMSGEIPQNEEAQLRYEGYDPLTVTLTHLMGEKAGISWTTYSHTGEPVPVFAMGAGAELFDGWYDNTDLYAKMKQALAITAQVK, encoded by the coding sequence ATGTCCGGAAAGCTTCGTTATTTCTGGGTTGCAATCGTCTGTATGGTAGGGTTATTTGTGGGTCAAGTGGCTTTCGCGGCCGGAGTAAAGTATCTGTTCCTGTTCATCGGTGATGGGATGGGCCTGGCTTCAATCCACGCCACCGAATTGTACCTCAACGATGTGAACAGCGAACAGGTAGGCAAAGAACACCTGTCTTTCACCAGGTTCCCAGTAGTGGGTCTCATGAGTACCTTTGACGCTGGAAGCTACATAACCGATTCTGCCTCAGCGATAACCGCCATGATCACCGGACAGAAGACCCGCTCCGGAATCATAAACCTGGACGCTGAACGAACCCGAGAACTAACCACACTTGCCGAAGAAGCCAAATCCGCTGGGATGAAAGTGGGAGTTGTGAGTACTGTATCACTGGACCACGCCACACCAGCAGGAATGTACGCCCACACCCCCTCCCGAAACAATTACTACGAAATTGCTCTTCAGCTTGCAGAGAGTGGTTTCGACTATTTTGCCGGGGGTGGTTTTCGCTATCCCACCGGCAAAGACAAGAGTCAGGAAAATATTTTTGATATCCTCACCCAAAACGGGTACCGCGTGGTGCAGAGCCGCCAGGAATTTGAAACGCTAACCCCTCCTGCCGAAAAACTGGTGGTCATCAATCCTACTCTCGATACCTCCTCAGCCATGCCTTACGCCATAGATCGCAGCGCCGACGATTTCTCCCTGGCCGAGCTAACCCGCAAAGGTATCGAACTCCTTGATAACCCCAATGGGTTTTTCATGATGGTCGAGGGCGGAAAAATTGACTGGGCTTGTCATGCTAACGATATTCGTGCGGCTATCGGGGACATTTTGGACTTCGAGCAGGCGGTTGCCGAAGCGATAGCATTCTCCAAGCAGCACCCTGAAGAAACTCTGATCATCGTCACCGCCGACCATGCAACTGGGGGGCTAAGCCTGGGGTATGCGCTCACCGGCTCCACCCTGCGCTTGGAACTGCTTGAAAACCAGAAAGTTTCCCATGAAGTCTTTGCACAAACAGTGAAAGCCTACGCACACAACACGCCCCCAGACAAACAAAGCTTGCAGAACTTCTGGCCCGTCATTCAGGAAAACTTTGGTCTCCTCTGGCTCTCTGACGAGGAAAAAGCTCAACTCACCGAAAAGGCGAAAGCTGGCGACCTTCAGGCAGCGAAAACCGTAGCCATGGCGGTATCCGAATATGAACTGGCACGCCTGGAGGAAGCCTTTGCAGCCAGCATGTCCGGAGAAATTCCTCAAAACGAAGAAGCCCAGCTACGTTACGAAGGGTACGATCCACTCACCGTAACACTCACCCATCTCATGGGAGAAAAAGCCGGCATCAGCTGGACTACTTACTCTCACACCGGAGAACCAGTACCCGTGTTTGCAATGGGCGCAGGAGCAGAACTTTTTGATGGTTGGTACGACAACACTGACCTCTACGCTAAAATGAAGCAGGCGCTGGCAATCACCGCCCAGGTGAAGTAA
- a CDS encoding carbohydrate ABC transporter permease — MKKQRGWKWSALVALVVALVVSPLYFIAIGGFMSTEEIFHKPPYLFPPAPSLSYYRDALLTLLPYIKNSFIIAFGTLLLTLLVSLPAPFVMTKFRFELKGAVSFLFAFVQMLPYTAVIIPLFLMFTRIKLIDSHFGVMLALSVFLAPFAIIILRSYMVSVPSGLIEAALIDGAGYFKIFTSIVLPLSAPGIASVSILVFLLAWGNFIVPLAFIKAETMRPLSIGLYVFIGQYGVEWNKLMAGSMIYTIPPLAVALLAGKSIVAGLTAGAFKE, encoded by the coding sequence TTGAAAAAACAGAGAGGATGGAAGTGGAGTGCACTGGTTGCCCTGGTGGTTGCGTTGGTGGTCTCTCCTCTTTACTTCATCGCTATTGGGGGTTTCATGTCCACGGAAGAGATTTTCCACAAACCTCCCTATCTCTTTCCTCCGGCCCCAAGCTTGAGCTATTACCGGGATGCGTTATTAACCCTTCTTCCCTATATCAAAAACAGTTTCATCATCGCTTTTGGAACCCTTCTTTTAACCCTGCTTGTTTCGCTTCCGGCTCCTTTTGTTATGACCAAATTCCGATTTGAGCTCAAGGGTGCAGTGAGTTTTCTGTTTGCTTTTGTCCAGATGCTTCCCTATACGGCAGTAATTATCCCGCTTTTTTTGATGTTTACCAGGATAAAGCTAATCGATTCCCATTTTGGGGTGATGTTGGCACTTTCGGTGTTCCTGGCTCCTTTTGCAATAATCATTTTGCGTTCTTACATGGTTTCTGTGCCTTCGGGGTTGATTGAGGCGGCACTCATTGATGGGGCGGGGTATTTTAAAATATTCACCAGCATTGTCTTACCCCTTTCTGCGCCAGGTATTGCTTCGGTTTCCATACTGGTCTTTCTTCTGGCCTGGGGCAACTTCATCGTTCCCCTGGCTTTTATAAAAGCGGAAACCATGCGCCCACTCAGCATAGGTCTTTACGTTTTCATTGGTCAGTATGGCGTGGAATGGAACAAGCTGATGGCAGGAAGCATGATATACACCATTCCACCTCTTGCGGTAGCGCTTCTTGCGGGTAAGTCCATTGTGGCTGGTTTAACTGCAGGTGCTTTCAAGGAATAG
- a CDS encoding TRAP transporter small permease, protein MAKLVYYLRVIDRLLGSLVLLLMVAVVVLQVVLRALATAIPMPTIDTIELAQYFLIFIVFVSAAYTARKGEHIAMLEFKEKLPAKVRLVIDVLVYAVATVVFGLIFYSALRSIIINYQSVTPALGIPFPIFFFPTAFGFLLLTIEYGLKTLCLLLSKNLRLQEIFALQPKGD, encoded by the coding sequence ATGGCCAAACTTGTATATTACCTTCGAGTTATAGACCGGTTACTGGGTAGCCTGGTTCTGCTTTTGATGGTCGCAGTTGTGGTCCTCCAAGTAGTCCTGAGAGCCCTGGCAACTGCTATTCCGATGCCCACCATTGATACTATTGAGTTAGCGCAGTATTTCCTGATTTTTATCGTCTTTGTCTCTGCAGCATACACCGCCCGCAAAGGAGAGCATATCGCTATGCTGGAGTTCAAAGAAAAGTTACCGGCGAAAGTAAGGCTGGTGATTGACGTTCTGGTCTATGCTGTGGCTACGGTTGTATTTGGCCTCATTTTCTACTCCGCTCTGCGGAGCATCATTATTAACTATCAGAGCGTTACGCCAGCTCTGGGCATTCCTTTTCCTATATTTTTCTTTCCCACTGCATTCGGTTTTCTCCTGCTCACCATCGAGTACGGGCTGAAAACCCTGTGTCTTCTTCTAAGCAAGAACCTTCGTCTGCAGGAAATATTTGCTCTTCAGCCGAAGGGAGACTGA
- a CDS encoding TRAP transporter substrate-binding protein has product MKRFYWVIVFMVLCFFLLGLSGIAGAVMHLKYGHVERTEDPQHQFALYLSNRVKELTEGRIIIDVYPHAQLGEVNELINGVKSGIIEMGHHVFASLAQVYPDAAVFSLPYLYRDIEHGIKAVNPETSPVMQKINEELMKKGNMLVLGAYTRGYRHLSANFPVYSPADLKGKKIRGVPLQMWTSLIKGMGAIPVPVAIAEVPTALMTGLIEGQENPLAQMWASKLYEVQSHIMLTGHMVDLLCVFINRNVWERIPESDRELIKQAMAETSEYSLKFALEKEEEYIQMFKEKGVTIITKEDGLDVDAFREAVLEQVRKDFPEWTGYIEEIQKIDP; this is encoded by the coding sequence ATGAAAAGGTTTTACTGGGTAATAGTTTTTATGGTGCTTTGCTTTTTCCTTCTGGGATTGTCAGGCATAGCAGGGGCTGTAATGCATCTCAAGTATGGCCACGTGGAAAGAACCGAAGACCCCCAGCATCAGTTTGCTCTCTACCTTTCCAACCGGGTTAAGGAACTTACTGAGGGAAGAATCATAATCGATGTGTATCCCCACGCCCAGCTTGGCGAAGTGAATGAGCTCATCAACGGCGTCAAATCTGGCATTATCGAAATGGGTCACCACGTCTTCGCTTCTTTGGCCCAGGTTTATCCCGATGCAGCGGTATTCAGCCTGCCTTATCTTTATCGGGACATAGAACACGGTATCAAAGCAGTAAACCCTGAAACCTCACCAGTAATGCAAAAAATCAACGAAGAACTCATGAAAAAAGGCAATATGCTGGTCCTCGGTGCATACACTCGAGGTTACCGCCATCTTTCTGCTAACTTCCCGGTTTACAGCCCTGCCGACCTAAAGGGGAAGAAAATAAGGGGTGTACCGCTTCAGATGTGGACTTCGCTCATCAAAGGAATGGGGGCCATCCCCGTACCAGTGGCCATTGCTGAAGTGCCCACTGCTTTGATGACCGGTCTCATCGAAGGTCAGGAAAACCCCCTGGCTCAGATGTGGGCTTCCAAGCTCTACGAAGTGCAATCGCACATCATGCTCACCGGGCACATGGTGGACCTGCTCTGCGTTTTCATAAACCGCAATGTCTGGGAAAGAATACCGGAAAGCGACCGAGAGCTGATCAAGCAGGCCATGGCAGAAACCTCTGAATATTCCCTGAAATTCGCCTTGGAAAAAGAAGAGGAATATATTCAAATGTTTAAAGAAAAGGGCGTAACCATCATCACCAAGGAAGACGGTCTGGATGTTGATGCCTTCAGGGAAGCAGTATTGGAACAGGTCAGAAAAGATTTTCCTGAATGGACTGGTTACATCGAAGAAATTCAGAAAATAGACCCCTGA
- a CDS encoding metallophosphoesterase, whose product MHRLFRFFWLTLVLTVLWSVSVAWAFGEVKFAVISDPHLSYPAQNTSNTVKMEDASIELFREAIEQINALPNLDFVIVTGDLTKDAEPWNIDLVREMVEEIRVPVYAVLGNHEVSPIPPKNQEPSLASLTGSSKYTTVFALQGYGFDGAKSYWSAEPVPGLLLIGLDTTKVGSWGGTVNKAQLEWLENQLATNQEKLTIVVGHHLLVPFREEEKKPEWQNYYLDNAEEVIALFERYPQVSFYLCGHRHVSTIAVEKNGIWYIENASTVTYPMSYTVYTLTPDTLSYQVIRLTATPELWEVAKSTLLENPFWKPTEDATPEEVLAYYEASDFLNFSMPVRFKKQ is encoded by the coding sequence GTGCACAGGTTGTTTCGGTTTTTCTGGCTAACCCTGGTGCTAACGGTGCTCTGGAGCGTCTCCGTGGCCTGGGCTTTTGGAGAAGTGAAGTTCGCAGTGATTTCCGACCCCCATCTGAGCTACCCTGCACAAAACACCAGCAACACAGTGAAAATGGAAGACGCCTCGATAGAACTTTTCAGAGAAGCTATTGAACAGATTAACGCCCTCCCAAACCTCGATTTTGTGATCGTAACTGGCGATTTGACCAAAGACGCCGAACCCTGGAACATCGACTTGGTGCGAGAAATGGTGGAAGAAATCCGGGTTCCGGTGTACGCAGTTCTGGGAAATCACGAAGTAAGCCCCATTCCTCCCAAAAATCAAGAGCCATCACTGGCCAGCCTGACCGGAAGTTCCAAATACACCACCGTTTTTGCACTCCAGGGGTACGGCTTCGACGGAGCAAAGAGCTACTGGAGCGCCGAACCGGTGCCTGGACTCCTGCTTATCGGGCTCGACACCACCAAGGTAGGAAGCTGGGGTGGTACGGTGAACAAGGCGCAGCTCGAATGGCTGGAAAACCAACTCGCCACCAACCAAGAAAAACTCACCATTGTCGTGGGACACCACCTTCTGGTTCCCTTCCGAGAAGAGGAAAAGAAACCCGAGTGGCAGAACTATTACCTTGATAACGCCGAAGAAGTGATTGCGCTTTTTGAACGGTACCCCCAGGTTTCCTTTTACCTTTGTGGTCACCGCCACGTAAGCACCATAGCGGTTGAAAAAAATGGGATCTGGTATATCGAAAACGCCTCCACGGTTACGTATCCCATGTCCTACACGGTTTACACCCTCACGCCCGATACACTTTCTTACCAAGTAATCCGTCTCACGGCTACCCCGGAACTCTGGGAAGTGGCAAAAAGTACCCTGCTCGAGAATCCCTTCTGGAAACCTACCGAAGACGCCACTCCAGAGGAAGTCCTGGCATACTATGAAGCTAGTGACTTTTTGAACTTCTCTATGCCAGTTAGGTTCAAAAAACAATAA